In one Dermacentor albipictus isolate Rhodes 1998 colony chromosome 4, USDA_Dalb.pri_finalv2, whole genome shotgun sequence genomic region, the following are encoded:
- the LOC135916028 gene encoding alpha-tocopherol transfer protein-like, translating to MSGVYTKKSVDDVHDTSVGALPFKLQRIAEEELGETQAKRQDALEKLTQLLEAEAELNANKDPKFLLRFLRVRKYNVDGALQTIRNYYRNRASCVSIFRDFLPRKAPPAGRKLMMVMPEKDVRGRPIILCKPGVWMPNELPYADLQCTWLICMEHIAADPAAQVLGVVLLVDYAEFTADKILSLSFGLIRRALEYIQDCMPMRMKAVHIVRQSYAFDMFFALIKPFIKAKLAERFRFHGDNFEKLHEEISPKTLPEEYGGQGPPIDHDAFWRRVDAESKDFAAANRFGYPMKDQDDLPPDSEELKQELTSL from the exons ATGTCCGGCGTGTACACCAAGAAGTCCGTCGATGACGTGCACGACACTTCGGTGGGCGCTCTACCTTTCAAGTTGCAGCGGATAGCGGAAGAAGAGCTGGGCGAGACACAAGCTAAGAGACAGGATGCGCTCGAGAAGCTCACGCAGCTCTTGGAAG CGGAAGCGGAGCTCAACGCAAACAAAGATCCCAAGTTCCTGCTGCGTTTTCTGAGGGTACGCAAGTACAACGTGGACGGCGCACTTCAAACTATCCGCAACTACTACCGGAACAGAGCTTCCTGCGTGTCCATCTTCCGGGACTTCTTGCCGCGGAAGGCACCGCCGGCGGGCCGCaagctgatgatggtgatgcccGAGAAAGACGTTCGCGGGCGTCCCATAATCCTTTGTAAACCAG GTGTATGGATGCCGAACGAGCTGCCTTACGCAGACCTTCAGTGCACGTGGCTCATCTGCATGGAACACATTGCGGCCGACCCAGCAGCACAAGTCCTAGGAGTTGTGCTCTTGGTGGACTACGCCGAATTTACGGCCGACAAGATCCTCTCGCTGAGCTTCGGCCTCATCAGGAGAGCCCTGGAATATATCCAG GATTGCATGCCGATGAGAATGAAGGCAGTGCACATAGTGAGACAATCGTACGCATTCGACATGTTTTTTGCGCTCATCAAGCCTTTCATCAAGGCGAAGCTGGCCGAAAGG TTTCGCTTCCACGGAGACAACTTCGAGAAGCTCCATGAGGAGATTTCTCCGAAGACTCTGCCAGAGGAGTACGGAGGCCAAGGACCTCCTATCGACCACGACGCATTTTGGAGGCGAGTGGATGCCGAGTCCAAGGATTTCGCTGCCGCCAACCGCTTTGGCTACCCCATGAAAGACCAGGACGATTTGCCGCCTGACAGTGAGGAACTGAAGCAGGAGCTCACGTCGCTGTGA